The Arachis hypogaea cultivar Tifrunner chromosome 14, arahy.Tifrunner.gnm2.J5K5, whole genome shotgun sequence genome has a segment encoding these proteins:
- the LOC112740258 gene encoding uncharacterized protein codes for MMKKKGGSEKKRSESEKEKTKMRERKRRAITTNIFRGLRNHGGYPLSHRSDINAVLRHLANEAGFVVDPDGTTYRSKALVKCPLCGSRAATANLSPIKPKANGSASTTSLATSGVVSSSITDPAPAAVTTAAVSNNIARVGERGCSSHDPLLCFDGPISVPMYTCQDQAGVESCGANGADGVPYCEEMQRQEDEAAFLCLEESGSIHNPLVGPMPYF; via the exons atgatgaagaagaagggtGGTAGTGAGAAGAAGAGGAGTGAGAGTGAGAAGGAGAAGacgaagatgagagagaggaagagaagggCCATCACCACCAACATATTCAGAGGTCTAAGAAACCATGGTGGCTACCCTCTCTCTCATCGCTCCGATATCAATGCCGTTCTCCGCCACCTTGCCAACGAAGCTGGCTTCGTCGTTGACCCTGACGGCACCACCTACCGCTCCAAG GCTTTGGTGAAGTGTCCACTATGTGGTTCCCGTGCTGCAACCGCGAATTTGTCACCAATCAAGCCCAAGGCCAACGGAAGCGCTTCAACGACGTCGTTGGCAACGTCTGGCGTAGTCAGCAGCAGCATTACAGACCCTGCACCTGCAGCGGTTACTACGGCAGCTGTGTCAAACAACATAGCTAGAGTTGGAGAACGGGGTTGTTCTTCTCATGATCCGTTGCTGTGTTTCGATGGGCCCATTTCAGTGCCCATGTACACGTGTCAAGATCAGGCGGGTGTTGAGAGTTGTGGCGCCAACGGTGCAGATGGTGTGCCGTATTGTGAGGAGATGCAGCGGCAAGAAGATGAAGCAGCGTTTTTGTGTTTGGAAGAAAGTGGCAGCATTCACAACCCTTTGGTTGGGCCTATGCCTTACTTCTga